A single genomic interval of Rhododendron vialii isolate Sample 1 chromosome 3a, ASM3025357v1 harbors:
- the LOC131321098 gene encoding uncharacterized protein LOC131321098: MRNLATCYSEHAIKVSDSYCSGPSNQSYLSPNLTPSIQNEVTCIYKSKLSTKKQLLIKLTWSNLLGLGLTITLCDDDPSSPLKFTQNPRELRTSNGSKTFESSGSNVVVFWDLSNAKYGSGPEPISMFYVMVLVDSELSLQLGDMEAESELKRVVSGYPVGKSSLVSRSEQFSGKGFYTTKAKFCENGVCHEIMIKCRGEENGVTGKGNSVLSVWIDDRNLIQVKRLRWNFRGNQSIFVDGLVVDLMWDVHDWLFNQKSGIGVFMFRTRSGLDSRLWLEESNLEQIESDRVEFSLLICACKTPD, encoded by the coding sequence ATGAGAAACTTAGCAACCTGCTACAGTGAACATGCCATTAAGGTATCAGATTCATATTGTTCAGGCCCTTCAAATCAATCctatctctctccaaatttgaccCCTTCAATCCAAAATGAAGTCACGTGTATATACAAGTCCAAATTATCCACCAAAAAGCAGCTGTTGATCAAGCTCACATGGTCCAATCTCCTAGGCCTCGGCCTCACCATAACTCTCTGCGATGATGATCCCTCTTCACCTCTCAAATTCACCCAAAATCCTCGTGAATTGCGTACGTCTAATGGCTCCAAAACATTCGAATCCTCCGGTTCGAACGTTGTAGTTTTCTGGGATCTCTCAAATGCCAAGTATGGTTCTGGGCCTGAACCGATCAGCATGTTTTATGTCATGGTTTTGGTCGACTCGGAACTGAGCCTACAACTCGGAGACATGGAGGCCGAATCGGAGTTGAAAAGGGTTGTTTCCGGTTACCCAGTTGGGAAATCTTCATTGGTTTCTCGGTCCGAGCAGTTCTCGGGGAAGGGGTTTTACACGACGAAGGCGAAGTTTTGCGAGAACGGAGTTTGTCATGAGATCATGATCAAGTGCAGGGGAGAGGAAAACGGAGTGACAGGGAAAGGGAATTCTGTATTGTCTGTTTGGATTGACGACAGGAATTTGATCCAGGTGAAGAGGCTGCGGTGGAATTTCCGGGGGAATCAGAGCATCTTCGTGGACGGGTTGGTGGTGGATTTGATGTGGGACGTTCATGATTGGTTGTTCAATCAGAAATCTGGAATTGGGGTGTTCATGTTCAGGACGAGGAGTGGATTGGACAGCAGGTTATGGTTGGAGGAGAGCAATTTGGAGCAGATTGAGAGCGATAGAGTTGAgttctctctcttgatttgtGCCTGTAAGACTCCTGATTGA